The genomic interval GCCGCTGTTCGTCAACGCCGACAGCGCCCGCGGCACCGGCCAGCTTCCGGACAAGGAAGATCTGATGTATGTGATCGAGCGGGACGGCCTCTACCCGATTCCCACGGCCGAAGTGCCCGTCACGAACTACTACCGCGACGAAATTCTGGAGGAAAGCCGGCTCCCGATCAAGTTCTGCGCCTACTCGCCCTGCTTCCGACGCGAGGCCGGTTCCTACGGCAAGGACGTACGCGGACTGAACCGCCTGCATCAGTTCGACAAAGTGGAGCTGGTGCAATTCGTCCATCCCGACACCAGCTACGACGCGCTGGAGCAGCTCCGCGAAGACGCCGAGCGTCCGCTTCGACTGCTGGGGCTGCCCTACCGCCGCGTGCTGATGTGCACGGCCGAGACGGGTTTCACGCAGGCGAAAAAGTACGACCTGGAGGTCTGGAGCCCGGGCCAGCAGCGCTGGCTGGAGGTATCGTCTATCTCCAACTTCGAGGACTTTCAGGCGCGGCGGGCGCGCATCCGCTTCCGTCCGGCCGACGGGGGAAAACCCCGCTTCGTGCACACGCTCAACGGAAGCGGCCTGGCCCTGCCCCGCGTGGTGGCCGCGCTGCTGGAGCACTACCAGCAGGCGGACGGCTCCATCGTGATTCCCGAAGTGCTCCGACCCTATACCGGCTTCGACCGGATCGGCTGAGCCGGAAGCGTTCGAAACCTAACCGGCGGCCCTTCGTTGCTGCTCCGGCGAAAGACCGGCCTTTCTCGCTATTCTATGAGCTGGCAATCCAGATTGATGGCATGGATCGGGCTGCTGATCGTCGTCGGTACAGCCCATGGCCAGTACATGCTGCCCGATACGATCCGGGCGCAGCAGCTGCTGGTGCGGAGCCTGACCTATCTGGAAGTCGGCCAGCCGGACGAGGCCATTCCGCTGCTGGAGGAAGCTCTGTCGCTTGTCCCTGAAGAGCCGGCGCTGCTGAGCGCGCTGGCGCAGGCCCATCGCCAGCAGCACGACCTGAACGCGGCCCGCTTCTACGCCGAAAAAGCCTGCCGACAGGCCCCGCAGGAGGTCAGCTACTGCCACGAATGGCTCGACGTGCTGGAAGCCTCCGGCGAAAGCTCGGCGCTGCAGGAAGCCGTTCGCTTCATTCGACAGCACCACCCTGATGATCCGGTCGTGCTTCGCTGGCAGGCCCGGTGGGCCCACCAGCACGGCGATCTTGTAACCGCACGTCAGCTCTACGAGCAGTTGCGCGACCGCTACGGCGCCGACACCAGCCTGCACCGGACGCTCTGGCCGCTGCAACTGGCCACCGGCGACACGCTGGCCGCGCTGCAGACGCTGGAAGCCCTGCTCCCCTTCGACGCAGACAACCCCGAGCTGTGGCGCACGGCAGGTTTTCTGTATTTCCGTCAGGGTTCACTGGAAAAGGCCCGCTGGGCACTGGAACGCGCGCTCCGCCTGGCGCCGGAAGACACGGCCGCCGCCCGCCTGCTGGCCCGACTGAAGCCGCACCCCACCACACCGGCAGCCCTGCTGGCCCGCGCCCGTCACCTGATCGAACAGCGGCCGGAAGACCCGCAGGCCCGCCAGGAGGCACGCGCCCTGCTGCAGGACCTGTTGCGTCGGGACTCGACGCACGTCGAGGCGTTGCGCCTGCTGGCTCGGCTCTACCGCGACGAACGCCCGGACTGGTCTGCCGAGCTGCTCACCCGGAGCCTGCAATACGATCCGCGCGACCTTTCGGTCTGGATCGATGCTGCCCACACCTGGCTGGCGGCCGGTATGCCCCGACGCAGCGCACAGGTGGCCGAAGAAGCCCTGTTTCTCTTTCCGGATCAGCCGCCGCTGTTGCGTCTGGCCGCTTACGCGTACCTGTCGCTCGGCAGACCGGATGCCGCGCTCCCCTACGTGGAAACGCTCCTGACGCTGCTGCCCGAGTGGCCCGAGCATACCCCGGAAGAAGCGGCCGAGCTTCACGCATTGCAGGGGCATCTACTGGCCCGCCTGGAGCGCTCCGAGGCTGCCCGCGAAGCCTGCCGACAGGCGCGACGCCTGGACGATCGCTCCGCGGCCGTACGCCTCCATTGCGCCGTGGTGGACTGGCTGGCGGGGGGACCGCAGGAGGCCACGCTGCAGGAAGCACAGGCCACTCTGCCCGATCCCCCCGAACCCTGGATGCCGGAAACGCTCGGCTGGCTGTATCTGCAGGCCGGACGGCCCGAGCTGGCCCGTGCGGTGCTGCAACAGGCCCTGCAAACCGGCCACGCCGGTCCGCTTACCTACGCCTATCTGGGCGAGGCCCTGGCCCGGCTGGGCCATCTGGACGAAGCCCGGCGCATCTGGCAGGAAGCCCTCCGGAAAGACCCGGACAACGCCTACCTTCATCACCTGCTGACCACCCACTGAGCGCACCATGCGCCCGGCTGCTCTCCTGACATTGCTGATTGGCCTTCTGTTTCTGCTGGGCGGATGTGCCCGTGGGCCGCGCCTCGCCGAGCGTCCCGAACTACCCGAACGCTTTCCCTACCACTCGGCCGAACAGATCCGCTACCGGCTCCGCCTCCCGCTCGACACGCTTCGCGCGTTCACCGGCCGGGCCAGCCTGCAGGTGCACACACCCGAAGGCACCGACAACCTTTCGGCCACCATCGCAGCCCGCCGGGACGACACGCTGCTCATCCGCCTGAGCCCCGGCTGGGGCATCGAAGCGGCCCGGCTGCTGATCACACCCGACAGTGTACTCCTGCACGACCGCATTCATCACCGACTCTACTTCGGTGCCCGTACCGAGCTGGCCGTGCGTCAGCTTCCGCTGCTCACCGAGAGCGATCCGTTCCTGAGCCTGCTGGGCGCGCTGTATCCACCGCCCGGACGCTGGCTCGTCACCGCCGACTCCGGCCATTACTACCTGCACGATCCCGACGGGCTTTTTCGTTATGTAGTGGATCCAGCACGATGGCGGGTGATGCGCTACGAACGCTACGATCCGAGCGGCACGCTTGTTGAGTCGTACCGGTTCGAGGCGTTCGACCGGTTCGGCCAGGTGTTTCTTCCCCGAAGACTGCTGCTCGAACGCCCCGCCGTCGGCGTGACAGTGCGCCTGTACTATCGGGAGCTGGCGCTCAACCCGCCCGCCCTGCAGTTTGCCTGGAATCCGGATGCGCGCACGCGCCGCATTCCGTTTCAAGCCATGATGGAGCGACCATGAGGCGTCTGCTGCTCTGCCTGCTGTTGACGACGAGCGCAGGGACGGCCCTGGCCCAGCAGGACCGTACCGAGATCGAACGCCGCCTGCAGGCGCTCCGCGAGCAGATCCGTCAGGAAGAAGCGCGTCTGGCCGAAACGGCCGAGGCCGAGCAGGCCACGCTGCAGACGCTCGAAAGCATCGAACGCCAGATCGCCATCCGTCGCGAACTGATCCGGAGCTACCGGGAACGTCTGGAAGAGCTGGCCCGCACGATCGACTCGCTGCAGCAGGCCGCCCGGGCGCTCAGCCAGGAGATCGAAGCGCTGAAAGCGCAGTATCGCCGCCGGGCGCTGCACGCCTACAAGTACGGTCGCATGCACGAACTGGCCCTGCTGCTCTCGGCGCAGTCCATCAACCAGATGCTCATTCGAGCCCGCTACCTGAGCCGCTTTGCGCGGCAACGACAGGCCAAGCTCGACGCCATCCAGCAGGCGACGGCCGCCCTGGAAGCCCGTCGCCAGGAGCTGCTGGCCGCCCGCCAGGAAACCGAGCAATTGCTGCAGGAGGCCGAGGCCGAGCGGCAACGCCTGGCGCGTCTGGAGCGTGAGCGCCGCCGCGTGATCGAAGCGCTCCGTGCCCAGCGCGTCTCGCTGGAGCAGTCGCTGGCCCAGAAACGACAGGCCGCCCGCGAGCTGGAGTCGCGCATCCAGGCGTTGCTCGCAGCCGAACGGGAGCGGCAACGCGCCCGCGAGGCGGCCGATCCGTCGGCCGCCGTGGCTTTTGCCGAGCTGACCGGTTCGTTCGAGCAGAACCGCGGCCGGCTGCCCTGGCCGGCCGAAGGCGCCGTCGTCGAACCCTTCGGCGAAGTGGTCAACCCCGTTTATGGCACGCGCACGCCCAATCCCGGCATCCTGATCGCCACCGCCCCCCAGGCCGAGGTGCGGGCCATCTTCGACGGCCGCGTGATCGCCATCGACGCCATGCCGGAGTACGGCACCTACATCCTCATCCAGCACGGCGAATACCAGACGTTCTACAGCAACCTGTCGCTCGTGTACGTGTCGGTCGGCCAGGAAGTGCGGGCCGGACAGGTTATCGGCCGGGCCGGCACCGACGCCGAACCCAAACGCGCCGGCGTGTTCTTCTCGCTTTTCCGGGGTGGCCAGGTGCTCAATCCTATGCCCTGGCTTCGCCCCCGCTGAGGCGTTCCGGCGATTTCACATAAGCTTGCCGGAGCATCCGGGCAATTACGCACGCCAGCGGTTATTTTTGAGAGGTTTCCGGCATTCACGCAAAAACCCGCTGCAGGTCAGCTATGGCTAATAACGCCCGTTACGACGTCGTGGTGATCGGGTCCGGTCCCGGCGGCTACGAGACCGCCATCCGGGCCTCCCAGCTCGGCTTCAAGACCGCTATCATCGAAAAGAACAAGCTCGGCGGCGTCTGCCTCAACATCGGCTGCATTCCCACCAAGGCGCTGCTGAAAAGCGCCGAAATGGTGGCCGAAGCGCGCAACCTGGAAGCCTACGGCCTGAAGCTCAAGGGCGAGGTGGAGCCCGACTTCGCCAAGGTGATCGAGCGCAGCCGCGCCGTCGCCGACAAAATGAGCAAGGGCGTGGCCTTCCTGATGAAGAAAAACAAGATCGACGTCATCTGGGGCCAGGCCCGCCTGGTGGGCAAGGGTAAGATCGACGTGCAGCCGTCGGTCAACATGGACGGCGAAAAGATCGGCGAGCCGCGTACGGTCGAGGCCACGCACATCATCCTGGCCACCGGAGCCCGCGCCCGTCAGATTCCGGCGCTGCCCGTCGACGGCAAAAAGATCATCACCTACAAGGAAGCCATGCTCCAGAAGGAGCAGCCCAAACGGCTGGTGATCGTCGGGGCCGGCGCCATCGGGGTCGAGTTCGCGTACTTCTACCACCATATGGGCACCGAGGTCACGCTCATCGAACTGATGGACCGCATCGTGCCCGTCGAGGACGCCGAGATCTCGAAGGAGCTGGAACGGGCCTACCGGAAGATGGGCATCAAGGTGATGACCGGGGCCCAGGTGGAGTCGGTCGACACGAAGGGCAAGGAGCTGAAAGTCAAGGTCAAAACGAAAAACGGCGAGGAAATCATCAAGGCCGATCAGGTGCTCTCGGCCGTCGGCGTGGTGGGCAACATCGAAGACCTGGGCCTGGAGGACCTGGGCGTCGAGACGAAGCCCGGCCAGATCGTCGTGGACCAGTTCTATCGGACGAACGTCGAGGGCATCTACGCGATCGGCGACGTGGCCGGACCGCCCTGGCTTGCCCACAAGGCCAGCCACGAAGGCATTCTGTGCGTGGAGAAGATCGCGGGCAAAGAAGTGCAGCCGCTCAACTACAACAACATCCCGGGCTGCACCTACTGCCAGCCGCAGATCGCCTCGGTGGGCTATACCGAGGAGAAGGCCCGCGAGGCCGGCTACGACATCAAGGTGGGTAAATTCCCCTTCACGGCCTCCGGCAAGGCCACGGCCCTGGGCCACACGGAAGGCTTCGTGAAGGTGATCTTCGACGCGAAGTACGGCGAGTTCCTCGGCTGCCACATCATCGGCCACGACGCCACCGAACTGATCGCCGAGGCCGTCACGGCGCGGACGCTGGAGACCACCTACCACGAAATCATCGAATCCATCCATCCGCACCCGACGCTCTCGGAAGCGATCATGGAGGCTGCCCGCGCCGCCATCGGCGAGCCGATTAACATCTGAAGCGATCCATCGCAAGCATGCAGAGCCCCGGCGCTCAGATGCCGGGGCTTTTTCTTTGTATATTTTTGATGAAGCGAACCCATTAACCAGCCCGATCACGCCATGCGTCGCCTTGCGCTGCTGCTTCTGCTGCTCGGAGCGGGTTGCCGGCCGCAACCGGAAGCGCCGTCGCCGGCCATGCTGACCACGTTGCCCCCGCCGGGCTATGAGGTGCTCGACCTGAGCTACGCCTACGACGACTCGACGATCTACTGGCCCACGGCCGAAGGCTTTCAGCTCCGCATCGACCACCGGGGCTACACGGAAGCCGGCTACTACTACGAAGCGAACACCTTCTGCACGGCCGAGCACGGTGGCACGCACATCGACGCGCCCGTGCACTTTGCCGAGGGCAAGTGGAGTGTGGACGAGATCCCACTCACGCAGCTCATGGGGCCAGCCGTGGTGATCGACGTGTCGGAAAAAGCGCTGGCCGATCGGGACTACCAGATTCAGGTGGCCGACTTCGAGGCCTGGGAGGCCGTGCACGGACCGATTCCCGAAGGCGCCATCGTGCTGCTCCGCACCGGCTACGGCCGGTTCTGGCCCGATCGCGCGCGCTACATGGGCACCGATGCGCGTGGACCGGAGGCCGTCGCGCAGCTGCACTTCCCCGGCCTGCACCCCGACGCCGCCCGCTGGCTGCTCGAAAACCGCCGGCCTAAAGCCGTAGGCATCGACACGCCCAGCATCGATTACGGCCAGTCCACGCGCTTTGAGACACACCAGATACTCTTTGCCGAGAACGTCCCGGCCTTCGAGAACGTGGCGCACCTGGACCGCCTGCCGCCGCGCGGGGCCCTGCTGATCGCCCTTCCGATGAAAATCCGCCGCGGCAGCGGTGGTCCGCTGCGTATTCTGGCGCTGGTGCCCTCGGAGGCGTCTTAACCGATGCGTGCATACCTCCTTCTCAGCAGACGACGGTGCTCTACGCAACGGGCAGCTTTACGACCTGACAGGCGGAGGCCCCGCCTCTGTACGTAAAACACACGGGGCCGCCGACCTGTGCCGACGGCCCCGCATGGAGGCATCCCCCGAAAAACCGCTACGCTTCGGAGCGGGCGGCTGACGATTCAGCGGGGGCCCCATCGCCGCCCGCCGTCACGTAGCGATCGCCAGGGAATTGCTTGATGTGCTCTTTCTGCACGGGCTTGCCCGTCCCCTTCGCGACGGGCGAAGCCTCGTGGATATAGTAATCGCGGTTAGGCAGCGTGTCGACGTACCGCAACGTAGCCTGTGCGGCCCGACGCATGCTCTCGTCGGCGTTGCGCCGCAGCAGACCCAGGTTCTGCTGGATGCGGATTTCCAGCAGGTCGAACAGGTGCTCGAAGGCGGCCCGGTCCTTTTCGAAGGCCACACCGGAGGCGCCTTTGCGGAGCTGGCGGTCCATGTCCGACAGCGCCGCGCTCAGCGCGAACAGGTACATGGCGTTGTCGGCCAGGCGTGCCTGCTGCGCCTGCCGGGTCACGATGGCATCGCCCTCCCACTTGCTCAACAGCTTAAAGTAGTGCGAGTGCTGCTGCACCAGGCGGGCCAGACGGTCGGCCCAGGGGCGAAGGCTCGGGTGCACGCGGCGGATGCGGGGCGCTTCGGGCCGGATGCCGAGAAACAGCTCGGCCGCCAGCGGCAGTGCCCGCTTCAGCAGACGCGGGTTGAACGCATTACTGACAATGCGCTGCAGGTTCTCCACAGGCGACTGGTCGCGATCCCAGCCCAGCGCCTGCTTGATGGCCAGCATCTGCTCGGCAAGCTGCTTACCGCCATAGGCGAAGATGTAGGACTGCATCACCTCGTTCGCCCCCTCCACAATGCGATGAATGCGGTGGTCGCGCCAGACCCGCTCCAGTTCGTTTTCGGTCATGTAGCCCTCGCCGCCCATGATCTGCATCGCCTCGTCGATCACCTCCCAGCCCATCTGCGAGCAGAAGACCTTGGCAGCGGCCGTCTCGATCATAATGTCTTTATCCTGACGGTCGAGCATGCCCGTGACCATGTAGAGCATGGCCCGCATGCCGTAGGTCAGGGCCGCCATCTTGGCGATCTTCTGCTGAATGGCCTCGAAGTCGGCAAGCGGACGGCCGAACTGGTAGCGGGTCTGCGCCCACTTCGTGCTCTGTTCCATGGCCCAGGTGGCCCCGCCCAGCACACCGGCCGAGAGCGTACAACGCCCGTAGTTGAGACAGCTCAACGCCACGTTCAGGCCTTTGCCCTCTTTGTAGAGCAGGTTCTCGCGCGGGACCTTCACGTTCGTGAAGCGGATGCGCGCCTGCCAGGTACCCCGGATGCCGGCCTTGCTGCGGTTCTTCTCGAACACGTCCACGCCCTCCATGTCGGGCGTGACGATCAGTGCCGTCACCCGGTCTTCTTCCTTGCCGGTCTTCGGGTTCTTCAGGCGCTGCTTGGCCATCACGGTCAGCACTCCGGCGAGCGCGCCCGAGGTGGACCACTTCTTCTCACCGTTCAGGATGTAATACTGGCCGTCCTCGCTCAGCTCGCAGCGGGTCTGCTGGCCGGCCGCGTCCGAGCCCACGTTCGGTTCCGAAAGGCAGAAGGCGGCCAGTTTCTCCCGGGCGACGATCGGCAGATATTTCCGCTTCTGCTCCTCGGTCCCGAACAGCATGATGGCCTTACACCCGATCGACTGGTGGGCCGAGACGACCACGGCCGTCGAGGCGCAGTAGCGACCGATCAGCTCCAGCACGCGGTTGTAGCTGGTCACGCCCAGCCCCAGACCGCCGTACTCCTCGGGGATGGTCAGGCCCATCACACCCATTTCGAAGAGGCGCTCCAGCACCCAGTCCGGGATGTACTGCTCCTGATCGATCAGAATGGAGGGATGTTCGTTTTTGAGGTAGGCTTCCAGCTCGGCCAGCAGGGCGTCACATTTTTCCCGCTCCTCTTTCGACTCCTCGGGATACGGGAAGACCAGATCTTCCCGAAAACGTCCCCAGAACAGGTTTTTCATGAAGCCCATTTCTTCGGGCTCCGGGCCCAGCATGGCCTCGATTTCTTCGATCATCCGGCGGTCCTGCGCCGAGATGCCTTTCAGACGACTCAGTAACGACATGGCTGCTGCAGGTTTGATTTTCCAGTAGAAAGCGCTTCCGGCGTTAACAAGCAAAAAAGGCGCCTGTTACGGACGCTTAAAGCCAACCTTCCAGCAAAAAGCAGGGTTCCGGCCTTCTCCATTAAAATTAAAAATCCGGATCTTTTCCGGCAATTCGCACGGACCATTGCCCGTCGTCGTATCTTTGAGGTGAGTTTCAGAAGTTCTGTCGCCATGACGTTTACCGACCGCCTGCGCACGCTGCAGCGTCGCAAACAGACCGTTCTGTGTGTGGGACTCGATCCGGATCCGGCCCGTCTTCCCCGGCCGCTTCGCGGCGAGTCGAATCCGGCCACGGCCGTGCGTACGTTCCTGCAGCAGATCATCGACGCCACCCGCCACGTGGCCTGCGCCTACAAGCTGAACCTGGCCTTCTTTGAAGCGCTCGGACGCGACGGCTGGCCGGTGCTGGAAGCGACGCTGCAGCACATGCCCGACGACGTCGTGACGATCGCCGACGGCAAGCGAGGCGACATCGGCTCGTCGGCTCGGTTCTACGCGCGCGCCGTGTTCGAGCTGCTGCCGTTCGACGCCTGCACGGTCTCGCCCTACATGGGGCGCGACGCGGTGGCGCCGTTTCTGGAGTACGAGGGACGCGCGGCTTTCGTGCTGACGCGCACATCCAACCCGGGCGCACGCGACTTTCAGGAGCGCCGCTGCGACGGCGAGCCGCTCTACCTGACAGTCGCCCGTGCCGTCGCCCGCTGGAATCAGGAGCTGCCGGGCACGGCCGGTCTGGTGGTAGGCGCGACCGATCCCTATGCCCTGGCCGCCGTCCATCTGGCCTGTGCGGGACTACCGCTGTTGATTCCCGGCGTCGGTGCGCAGGGCGGCGCCATCGAACCCATCCTGCAGGTGGCGCGGCGCAGTCCGGTGCTGGTCAACAGCAGCCGGCAGATCCTCTACGCCTCGGACCGCAGCGATTTTGCCGAAGCAGCCGCCCGCGAGGCCGAAGCGCTTCGCGACCAGTTGCTGGAAGCCTGTCCGAGTTGACGTTGCAACGAGCGGCGTCCCGTGTCTTTCTACAAAAACGCCGCACATGCACGGGCGCCCTCCCGAAGCGCTGCTGCACGACCTGTGGGCCCACGGGCTGCTGGCCGCCCGGCCGCTCCGGACGACGGCGGGCGAATCGGTGCAGATTCTCCATACCGGCGAGGCCAACCCCGAGGCCGGTCCGGACTTTCTCGACGCCTGTCTGCTGATCGACGGCACGCGCTGGTACGGAGCTGTCGAGCTGCACATCCGCTCCGCCGAATGGACGGCCCACGGCCATCACCGCGACCCGCGCTACAACAGCGTGATCCTGCACGTGGTGCTCGAAGCGGACGCCACCACCGGCCGCCTCCGCCGCGCCGACGGCACGCCGCTGCCCGAACTGGTGCTGGCGCCTTACCTTTCCCGACCGCTCCGGGAATTGCTTTACGCCTTTTACCGGCGTCCGCGTCTGCCGCTGCCCTGCGCCCCGCAGTGGAACGCCGTGCCGGAAGCCGTGCGCACATCCTGGCTCGAAGCGCTGGGCTGGCAACGATTTCGGGAGCGCGCCCACAACATTCGCCAGCGATGGCAGGAAGTCCCGCCCGATCAGGTGCTCTACGAGCTGCTCCTGACCGCACTGGGGTATGTCCCCAATGCCGAGCCCATGCGGATGCTGGCCGAGCGGCTACCGCTGGCCGTGCTGCGTACGCTGCCCACCGCCGAGGACGTCGAGGCGGCCCTGCTGGGCGCGGCCGGCTTGCTGGAAGACCTTCATCCCGATCGGCTGCTTACGAGCGAGCGGTGCGAGATGCTGCGTGCCCGTTTCGCCCGGCTGCAACCGGAACTGAACGTCGCGCCTATGCCTACGCTGCTCTGGCAGCGCGGCGGATTGCGCCCGGCCAATCGTCCCGAGCGCCGTCTGTTGCAGGCGGCCGCCTGGCTGGCACCCGGCGGATGGTTGCGTCAGGATCCGATCGCCCCGCTCGAAGCGGCGCTTCAGCAACCGCAACCGCTAACCGCCCTGCGTCGGCTGCTCCGTCCATCCGGCACACGCGTTGCTCCAGGCCGACAGCGCCTTGACATTCTCTTGCTGAACGCGATCGTGCCCTTTCTGCTGGCACGCAACGCCTCGCTTGCGCCCCGGCTCATCTCGCTGCTGCAAGCCCTGCCTCCCGAGCGGGATCGGATCACCCGTCGCTTTGCCCGGTCGGGTTACCTTCCGCCCGATGCGTTTTTTTCGCAGGCCCTTCACCAGCTCTACCGAAAATATTGCCAGCCATTGCGCTGTCTGCAGTGTGCGATCGGACGCTATCTGATTGATTTTGATGCAGACAATCCGTAGGATTTTAGAAGTCACATTTTCAGTCGATTATTGAGGGGAGCATTGTGGGCCGTTAATTTGTTGCATCAAGAAGCTATGCGTTCCTCCGGGCCGTCGTTGACTATGGAAAATCCCAGGACACCGTCGGGGTGGCCGGTGCCCGCCACTCGTTTTCAGGCGAACCTGAACGTTCGCTTCCCACCGCTTCCCCGCACAGCCACCGAAGTGGCCCGCCTGCTCAGCGACGACACAGCCGAGCCCAACCTGGAAAAGCTGATCGAGATCGTCCACGCCGACCCCATCGTCACGCAGCTGGTGCTCCGACGCATCAACTCGGCGTACTACGGCCTGCGGCGACGCATCACCGAAATCCAGAAGGCCATCGCCCTGCTGGGCTTTCTGGAGGTCAGCAACATCGTGCTGACGGCCGCCATGTTGCAACTGCGCGAGGCCGTCTCCAACCCCGAGCAGGAGCATATTTTCGAGGATCTGATGCGGCTGAGTGTCGGTGGCGCCGTTTATGCGCAGCGCCTGGCGCAGTGGCTGGGCCTCCCCTTTGCGCGTCGCGTTTTTACTACCGGTCTGCTGCATACCAGCGGTCGCCTGATTCTGCTCTATAACCGGCCCGACGACTACGAAGCGCTCTGGTACACGAACGAAGAAGGAGCCCTGCCATCGGCCGACGCCGAACGCACGATCTTCGGGGTCAGCTATCTGGAGTTGAACGAGCAGGCGGCGAAGGAGTGGAATTTGCCCGAGGAACTGGGAGTGGTGCTGGGGAAACTGGAGACACCGAAAGAGCTACCGACGCCCGAGCTGAAAACCCAGGCGGCCCTGGTGGCTACCGGAAGTGCTGTGGCCGAGCAACTCCACCTGGCGCACAAAGACACGGTACTGCTTCCCGAACAGGCCCGCCTGCTACTGGGCTACACGCTCACGGAAGTGCAGATCGTCGAGCGGCTTCTGTCCGAGCGCGATGAAGTGGAGCGCTACCTGCACATGCTGCTGAAAGGAAACGGGCACGGAAACGACGAAGCCTAAACCCATAGCTGCACGCCCAGCCGCAGCTCTCGACCGGGTCCGGGCAGTCCAAGTTGCGGCCAGACGGCCGTGTCCGTCACGTTATTGATCCGTACGAAGCCTTCCACCTGTCCTGAGGCAAGCGGTAACCGGTAGGCCAGCCGCACGTGGAGCAGCAGCGCATCGGGTAGCTCCTGCAGCCGATTCGCTTCGTCCAGCGCCCAGGCCCGTCCGCGATAGTGCAGCTGCACAAGCGGGGCCAGTCCGAGCCCCGGCAGGCGGCGAAGCGTGAGCGTCGCCAGCCATTCCGGCTTTTCGACCAGGGGCCGGTCGGGTCCCGGCAGAAACGCCCGGCTGCGGAGTCCGGCCACGTGTCCTTCCAGCGTCCAGCTCCGGAGAAAAGCCCATCCTCCTCGGACCTCCATACCGTAGACCCGGCTGCCTTCCAGATTGATCCGTTGCCGCTTGCGCTCGCCGTCGACGATCACGGTGCGCTGATCGATCGTATCGAACGTGCGATTTACATAGCCTACCACCTCGGCATAGCCCTGGCCTGTAGAGAAGCGCAATCCAGCCTCGGCCATCCAGATCGTCTCGGGACGAAGGCCAGGATTCACCAGAAATCGTCCCAGAGCTTCGCCGAATAGCTCTCGCATGGTGGGAAAGCGCACTTTGCGCGAAGCCGCCAGAAAGCCTTCCACACCTTTCGGCCAGCTACGCCGCAGCCCCACGCCCAGACTCCAGGCGCTCATGGGATCCCGCGGTGGCTTGTCGCCGGTTTCCGGTGTCAGCATGGCGTCGTAGCTGAAACCTGCCGATCCCTCAAGCCCGACGCCGAGGGGCTGCACCAGCTCGCCCCCCACACTCAGCAGGTGCTGCTGGTAATACAGCGTGGGCGGATGCACGGCGTCGGGGCGCCCGGCCTCGTCATATTCAAAATCTCGCTGGCCGTGACGGCTGCCCACCCAGTTGAGCGCCAGACGCACCTCTCCGTCGCCCACGGAGCGTCGACCCACCAGCCGTCCCCCTACCGTCCAGTCTTCGTCTTCTTCCCGGGCCTCGCGCGTTTCGTAGCGGACGTCCCGGTACTGGTCGATATGCTGCCGGAACAGTCCGACCCAGAAGGCCCCCTCCAACACTCCGAACCGCGTGGTCCGCTCACCGCTCAGGATGGCCAGCGTATGTTGCTGCAGCGGATAACGCCAGTATCGCACCGACGAGACCAGCGGGTTCAGGTGGCTTTCCGGTGCCACGCCCTGCGCTCCCTGCAGGTGGAAAAGCGTCACGCCGATTCGACGACCGGCCTGCCCCGTCTGAACGCGCGAGAGCAGATGGAAAAGCCTGCGATCCGTATTCGTGCGCAGGTCCGGATCCGGTTGACTGTAG from Rhodothermus marinus carries:
- a CDS encoding cyclase family protein → MRRLALLLLLLGAGCRPQPEAPSPAMLTTLPPPGYEVLDLSYAYDDSTIYWPTAEGFQLRIDHRGYTEAGYYYEANTFCTAEHGGTHIDAPVHFAEGKWSVDEIPLTQLMGPAVVIDVSEKALADRDYQIQVADFEAWEAVHGPIPEGAIVLLRTGYGRFWPDRARYMGTDARGPEAVAQLHFPGLHPDAARWLLENRRPKAVGIDTPSIDYGQSTRFETHQILFAENVPAFENVAHLDRLPPRGALLIALPMKIRRGSGGPLRILALVPSEAS
- a CDS encoding acyl-CoA dehydrogenase family protein encodes the protein MSLLSRLKGISAQDRRMIEEIEAMLGPEPEEMGFMKNLFWGRFREDLVFPYPEESKEEREKCDALLAELEAYLKNEHPSILIDQEQYIPDWVLERLFEMGVMGLTIPEEYGGLGLGVTSYNRVLELIGRYCASTAVVVSAHQSIGCKAIMLFGTEEQKRKYLPIVAREKLAAFCLSEPNVGSDAAGQQTRCELSEDGQYYILNGEKKWSTSGALAGVLTVMAKQRLKNPKTGKEEDRVTALIVTPDMEGVDVFEKNRSKAGIRGTWQARIRFTNVKVPRENLLYKEGKGLNVALSCLNYGRCTLSAGVLGGATWAMEQSTKWAQTRYQFGRPLADFEAIQQKIAKMAALTYGMRAMLYMVTGMLDRQDKDIMIETAAAKVFCSQMGWEVIDEAMQIMGGEGYMTENELERVWRDHRIHRIVEGANEVMQSYIFAYGGKQLAEQMLAIKQALGWDRDQSPVENLQRIVSNAFNPRLLKRALPLAAELFLGIRPEAPRIRRVHPSLRPWADRLARLVQQHSHYFKLLSKWEGDAIVTRQAQQARLADNAMYLFALSAALSDMDRQLRKGASGVAFEKDRAAFEHLFDLLEIRIQQNLGLLRRNADESMRRAAQATLRYVDTLPNRDYYIHEASPVAKGTGKPVQKEHIKQFPGDRYVTAGGDGAPAESSAARSEA
- the pyrF gene encoding orotidine-5'-phosphate decarboxylase, which codes for MTFTDRLRTLQRRKQTVLCVGLDPDPARLPRPLRGESNPATAVRTFLQQIIDATRHVACAYKLNLAFFEALGRDGWPVLEATLQHMPDDVVTIADGKRGDIGSSARFYARAVFELLPFDACTVSPYMGRDAVAPFLEYEGRAAFVLTRTSNPGARDFQERRCDGEPLYLTVARAVARWNQELPGTAGLVVGATDPYALAAVHLACAGLPLLIPGVGAQGGAIEPILQVARRSPVLVNSSRQILYASDRSDFAEAAAREAEALRDQLLEACPS
- a CDS encoding DUF2851 family protein: MHGRPPEALLHDLWAHGLLAARPLRTTAGESVQILHTGEANPEAGPDFLDACLLIDGTRWYGAVELHIRSAEWTAHGHHRDPRYNSVILHVVLEADATTGRLRRADGTPLPELVLAPYLSRPLRELLYAFYRRPRLPLPCAPQWNAVPEAVRTSWLEALGWQRFRERAHNIRQRWQEVPPDQVLYELLLTALGYVPNAEPMRMLAERLPLAVLRTLPTAEDVEAALLGAAGLLEDLHPDRLLTSERCEMLRARFARLQPELNVAPMPTLLWQRGGLRPANRPERRLLQAAAWLAPGGWLRQDPIAPLEAALQQPQPLTALRRLLRPSGTRVAPGRQRLDILLLNAIVPFLLARNASLAPRLISLLQALPPERDRITRRFARSGYLPPDAFFSQALHQLYRKYCQPLRCLQCAIGRYLIDFDADNP
- a CDS encoding HDOD domain-containing protein yields the protein MPATRFQANLNVRFPPLPRTATEVARLLSDDTAEPNLEKLIEIVHADPIVTQLVLRRINSAYYGLRRRITEIQKAIALLGFLEVSNIVLTAAMLQLREAVSNPEQEHIFEDLMRLSVGGAVYAQRLAQWLGLPFARRVFTTGLLHTSGRLILLYNRPDDYEALWYTNEEGALPSADAERTIFGVSYLELNEQAAKEWNLPEELGVVLGKLETPKELPTPELKTQAALVATGSAVAEQLHLAHKDTVLLPEQARLLLGYTLTEVQIVERLLSERDEVERYLHMLLKGNGHGNDEA